A segment of the Plectropomus leopardus isolate mb unplaced genomic scaffold, YSFRI_Pleo_2.0 unplaced_scaffold25533, whole genome shotgun sequence genome:
AATTATtagaaaacattatttgtttttaataatcacTACACTGAACATGACATGCTGCTGTGAACTTAAACTTCAGTTCAAACATGAAAAGTTTCTctgagtttttgttgtttcaggtgaaataaaaaccaacagaaacagtgaaaatCAGTTTGTTTCACCCCAAATTTACTGTTGGTgattatgtttttatggttgttttttatgctgcttttttgtgtgttctttttcattaatattttattgagaaGTTTTCACTTTAACAGTGTCACCTATGGTCAATAAATCACGTGACTCATACATACAagtataaaacaataaatcgcgaaataaaataatagtaataataaataggTAAATACACAAGAATTTAcacgttttgtgttttttatgttttttgtgattttattttattttattttgttttatttcctctgatTAATAACAAACTCTTTTGTGTCCTGCGGACGGCGCTCCTTACAGGAAGTGACGTCACTAAACAACAGAGACAGTTTCCGGTGAGGAAGCTAACAGGTTAGCGGCGCAGCTCGGGTTGTTGAccacagtcaggatccgtctcTGCGGGTTTTGTCGCGTTAATCGGAAGAACCAGCAGAGGAACCAGCTGCAGGTCTCCAGAGCGGGTCCCAGCTGCTGTCCAGGCCGGAGGAGAGCAGCCGAAGCCCCGCAGAGATGCCCGAGAGTGAGTCCGAGCTCCGGAGcttgttagcatgttagcttgCACCGTGCTAACCGAGCTGTTAGCTTCAGAGactagattaattaatttaaattaacagaaaataatcCGGATTAAATGTAACTCAGACACGATGAATAATaaacagttgtgtgtttttattctatttatccACATTTAAACTCAGCTTTTTCCTTTCATAGGGCTCagttagctagttagcttagcttcaCTCCGCTGACATCACACCAAACTCCGGTCAGTTTTTAGACGTTTTAACCTTTTCCTGCCCGGTCCGCGGActcacagagcagacaggaagggGTTAATATTGATTTAACATCAGACTGGATTCACTCTGTAAATCGGCTCTGAAGCTGCATCCCGATAACGAACATCTGAGATAAAATAACACGAATGAAAGTTTAATGTTCGCGGAGCTTAATGAGGTGAATCACTCAGTTCACCTGTTAGCTGTTATTCTCTGTTTGGGGggaatgtaactgagtacatttactcaagtactccTCCAGTCTGACAGCTGTAGGTCTACCTGTGCAGGTAAAACCAGGAACCTCCACACGTGCTGTGGCTGAATGTTTGTGACAAACTGAAGGAGGAACCAAAAGATCCTCaacatcacaacaaaaacaggaaaaacaaccacagagacacaaacagacttAAAACCCTTAAATCAGTGCGATAAGACAACAGAGGGACACAAAGAGACCACACAGACTAGACAGAAACCAGTATGAACCAGTGTTCGCTGTAAGCTGCTGTCactgacttgtgtgtgtgtgtgtgtgtgttttcagcggAGAGTTACTCCAACCCTCTGGCCCCTGAGGGCCACGAGCTGGACGACCACAGAGCGGCGGCTCAGTGAGTATCTGTGTCACTCTGCCTTCACGTCtttcaaacatgttaaatataggcGATAGACTGCagtcccactgccagtgaacgcaccgctgcagcagacgagtgtgtgtgtgtgtgaatgatttttttttaatcctttgctgacttttttgtgcttaaagttgtttgtttttttaagaagacactttggcagttttttttttgtgaaaaccTTCAGCATGTCTCTGCTTTGAAAAATTTTGGCACTTTTCATCTTCAAAAAAATTGAacaattttgtctgtgtgtgtgtgtgtgtgtgtgtgtgtgtgtgtgtgtgtgtgtctctctctctctctctctcaggtccAAACTGACCAATGATGACTTCAGGAAGCTGCTGATGACGCCGAGGGCGACGCCCTCCTCAGCCCCGCCCTCTAAATCCAGACACCATGAGTGAGTAAAAAACCTAAACACTGTtagtgaggaagaggaggagaggaagaggaggagaggaggaagaatgtTAGGATGAAGAAAGTGACGAGATAATTTTTTCTCCCAGAATGCCGAGGGACTACAACGAGGACGAGGATCCTgcagcgaggaggaggaagaagaagaggtgaGAATTTTGATCAGATGATCAGTTTTATTATTGATCAGATGATCAGTTTTATTATCCATCGATCAGAATTTGAACCGCAGAAAACGTTTTGGTGTTTTGACGCTCAGGcaggaaacagaaaacatgacaataaaaattttagaaaatatgttttaaccctttaaaacctgaacaaactccTGATTTCTGTCAGAAACTGGAACAAACGATCAACgacagaagaaattacccagaaattaggaaaaaatgacaagaaaactaGAAACTGGAAATCATTTCAAAAGACAACTAAATAAAACGaaacaaaaataccaacaagataaacaaacaaaccaatgAATAACcacagaaaactaaaaataaatacctgGAGTTAGTTTAAAGgctaaacatgaaaaaactaaaaaaacaccaacaaagaaagttaaacttaaccaaaaaaagaaaataacctgaaaatgagttatTCAAAGTTAGAaacaaattataagaaaaaagaaagcaagaaaataacctgaaaattcgtttgaaagaaaacaacaacaaacataaaaacaacaaaaaaagacgaGAAGACGACCCGCTTAAaagattattataattttgtaacatcGTTTCAAATACGTAGTTGTGATGATTATTCCaagtgtctctttttctttttcatagaCATTTTACCCCGAGCTTTTATTAAAGAAAGagttttctaaaatatatttcttaccatttttttgcagtttgtggaacatttctcaccaagttgctcatttccttttctctgtttttgctataaaataaaccaatgtgctcagagctcaaagggttaaatgccgTCAAAGACgcgtgaaagcagcacaagaaaagtcacgTCACTTCTTCAAAGAAACACGCGTGTGATGTAACAGTTTGACAGAAACAGTCCTCACGTTTTCGGTTACTGATTCTCGATATCTGTCGTTCCAGCTACTATGCTAAGCTACGTCAGCAGGAgatggagcgagagagagagctggcCGAGAAATACCGCGACCGAGCGAGAGAGCGCCGAGATGGCGTCAACAAGGACTACGAAGAAACCGAACTCATCAGCACCACCGCCAACTACAGA
Coding sequences within it:
- the LOC121966688 gene encoding protein Red-like encodes the protein MPETESYSNPLAPEGHELDDHRAAAQSKLTNDDFRKLLMTPRATPSSAPPSKSRHHEMPRDYNEDEDPAARRRKKKSYYAKLRQQEMERERELAEKYRDRARERRDGVNKDYEETELISTTANYRAVGPTAEADKSAAEKRRQLIQESKFLGGDMEHTHLVKGLDFALLQK